In one window of Anaerolineae bacterium DNA:
- a CDS encoding FHA domain-containing protein, with amino-acid sequence MANQPASIKLIMQTGPQPGQEIVIQDRPQIIGRGSGSSIVIPDKTLSRRHARIWATPDGVAVEDLGSTNGMFINEQRVSGSQWLRPGDTLRLGDITFNLQVDQPGQGSIETMVPGTVRAPAGSDHTMVPAAPAAPFAPPVYAPPVQPGPNPWIWVGLAVIIATLIVGGALGYLYYSRVYQPEATAQAVLSPTLEPTQMPTATPIPTQTPTPTSIPEQTPTPTLSPTPAPIQVPGIPAAGANERQPPPDISSKISPFCNREVEVKANEPVLIAWQRRVADDGETDYLAQWLEAAYFDLRLDGRPVTDLGALNYYRDESCAENGLCGPTLNWWVNIGLLETGSHHLSLELYTDREISNGLDVDPADGRPDLFGPGPAGEGFCDIVVAPAATPLVEVTPTPIPTPKTDPGQTQDTAAPLGIFQDFERESTWKRGDQPYGQFTRSSAQVHSGSYAGQLSYNFPTANNDYVVFLQSRALAGRPNAISAWVYGDGAGHFLNIWIKDANGQTWQMSFGQVKHTGWQEMTAFLDPGHPWPSAHISGPNNGAIDYPISFQALVLDDGSDTYSGSGTIYIDDLNSQEGAAAPPPQVSAPTPAAPSSQAPANSGIYELRIGNQHRYEEPWGAPKSGDPCEAARTKNWDDKHPDYRGFNVELLLTNNSAVKVQDNWGENMRFFTSSGQEVVACYYVYDASPEGPVPGGTSSVTFFTVVPKGQFVQVMQLNLNGQFMQLCLDGRGGWSACN; translated from the coding sequence ATGGCTAACCAACCCGCTTCCATCAAGCTGATAATGCAAACCGGCCCTCAACCGGGCCAGGAGATTGTTATTCAGGACCGGCCCCAGATTATTGGCCGGGGTTCCGGCAGCAGCATTGTTATTCCCGATAAAACACTATCCCGCCGGCACGCCAGAATTTGGGCCACGCCCGATGGCGTGGCGGTTGAAGACCTGGGTTCCACCAACGGCATGTTTATCAATGAGCAGCGGGTATCGGGGTCTCAATGGCTGCGGCCCGGCGATACGCTCCGCCTGGGTGATATTACCTTTAACCTGCAAGTTGATCAGCCCGGCCAGGGCAGCATCGAGACAATGGTCCCGGGCACAGTCCGCGCTCCCGCCGGTTCAGACCACACCATGGTGCCCGCCGCTCCTGCTGCCCCGTTTGCCCCGCCCGTTTACGCGCCGCCGGTACAACCAGGCCCCAATCCGTGGATTTGGGTGGGCCTGGCCGTGATTATTGCCACCCTGATTGTGGGCGGCGCGTTGGGCTACCTTTACTATTCTCGAGTATACCAACCCGAGGCCACGGCCCAGGCCGTGCTATCGCCAACCTTGGAGCCTACTCAGATGCCGACTGCTACGCCAATACCCACCCAAACCCCAACCCCCACCTCAATTCCCGAACAGACGCCCACCCCCACGCTGTCGCCAACCCCTGCGCCCATCCAGGTGCCCGGCATCCCGGCGGCCGGAGCCAACGAACGCCAACCGCCCCCGGATATCAGCAGCAAGATTAGCCCTTTTTGCAACCGCGAAGTTGAAGTGAAGGCCAACGAGCCGGTGCTGATTGCCTGGCAGCGCCGCGTGGCCGACGACGGCGAAACCGATTACCTGGCCCAATGGCTGGAGGCCGCTTATTTTGACCTGCGCCTGGATGGCCGCCCTGTCACCGATTTGGGCGCCCTTAATTATTACCGCGACGAATCTTGTGCCGAGAACGGACTGTGCGGCCCCACGCTCAATTGGTGGGTCAATATTGGCCTGTTGGAAACCGGCTCGCACCATCTTTCGCTGGAACTGTATACCGACCGGGAAATCTCCAACGGCCTGGACGTGGACCCGGCCGACGGCCGGCCGGACCTCTTTGGCCCCGGCCCGGCCGGCGAAGGTTTCTGCGACATTGTGGTTGCGCCGGCGGCTACCCCCCTGGTCGAAGTCACCCCTACCCCCATCCCCACCCCCAAAACCGATCCCGGCCAAACCCAGGATACCGCCGCGCCCCTGGGTATTTTCCAGGACTTTGAAAGAGAAAGTACCTGGAAACGTGGCGACCAACCCTACGGCCAATTCACCCGCTCCTCCGCCCAGGTTCACAGCGGTAGTTACGCCGGGCAGCTCTCTTACAACTTCCCTACCGCCAATAATGATTACGTGGTCTTTCTGCAAAGTCGCGCCCTGGCCGGACGGCCCAACGCCATCTCGGCCTGGGTGTATGGGGATGGGGCCGGACATTTTTTGAACATCTGGATCAAAGACGCCAACGGCCAGACTTGGCAGATGAGTTTTGGCCAGGTTAAACACACCGGCTGGCAGGAGATGACGGCCTTTTTGGACCCCGGCCACCCCTGGCCCAGCGCCCACATCAGCGGGCCTAATAACGGGGCCATTGATTACCCCATCAGTTTTCAGGCTCTGGTGCTGGACGACGGCAGCGACACCTATAGCGGCAGCGGCACTATTTACATTGACGATTTGAACAGCCAGGAAGGCGCCGCCGCCCCGCCCCCCCAAGTTTCTGCGCCAACCCCCGCCGCGCCCAGTAGCCAGGCTCCGGCCAATAGCGGCATTTATGAATTACGGATAGGCAATCAACATCGGTACGAAGAGCCGTGGGGCGCGCCTAAAAGTGGTGATCCCTGTGAGGCTGCCCGAACCAAAAACTGGGATGACAAACATCCAGATTACCGGGGCTTCAATGTCGAGTTATTGTTGACCAACAATTCAGCCGTTAAAGTGCAGGATAACTGGGGGGAAAACATGAGGTTCTTTACCTCCAGTGGACAAGAAGTAGTGGCCTGTTATTACGTCTACGACGCCTCACCGGAGGGTCCAGTTCCCGGCGGCACAAGTTCTGTGACCTTTTTCACCGTGGTACCCAAAGGTCAATTTGTGCAAGTGATGCAGCTTAACCTCAATGGCCAATTTATGCAGCTTTGTCTGGATGGCCGGGGCGGGTGGTCGGCTTGTAACTAG